CCTGATGAGGTAAAGGTGGATTAAAATGGAACTAGACATAATTTTCCTTGAAATCAGGTTGTTTTTTGATTCATTAATTTCGTCTATTTCTCAAGTATTGCCAAGAGTGTTCTTTGCAATAGCAATTCTTGTTGTGGGATTTTTTATCGGTAAAGGCCTTGGTAGACTAACCCAGTCCTTAATGGTAAAAATTGGATTTGAGAAAGCTCTTAAAAAAACAGAGGCTGAAAAGATCACAGAAAAAATAGGATTTAAGATATTAAAGAGTGTTGAAATCTTTGTCAGCTGGATTGTATATATTATTTCAATATTTTTGGCATTCGAAGTACTTAATTTACCCGGCTTGAGCAGATCTATCGATTCATTCATTAATTATGTCCCAAATCTCCTGATAGCCTTTTTTGTGGTCATAATTGGACTTGTAGTGGCCGATAAAATAGCAATATTTGTAGAAAAGTTTTTCGAGGACACTAAT
This DNA window, taken from Methanofastidiosum sp., encodes the following:
- a CDS encoding mechanosensitive ion channel, encoding MELDIIFLEIRLFFDSLISSISQVLPRVFFAIAILVVGFFIGKGLGRLTQSLMVKIGFEKALKKTEAEKITEKIGFKILKSVEIFVSWIVYIISIFLAFEVLNLPGLSRSIDSFINYVPNLLIAFFVVIIGLVVADKIAIFVEKFFEDTNIPKYWFFGKGIRYFIYILVGTMALTQLKVSTSILVVTITIIMVLWSIITIIGLKNIVPNFFSGVFIVFYRQINVGDKIKIEDIEGVVEEVSLVYTKIKREDGKSLLVPNSKILDNVIIKE